In the genome of Drosophila pseudoobscura strain MV-25-SWS-2005 chromosome 3, UCI_Dpse_MV25, whole genome shotgun sequence, one region contains:
- the Atf6 gene encoding uncharacterized protein Atf6 isoform X5 — MKRIMISYTIFKSQKKLHRKEPKSPSPPYMPLDQRSPITKFFPSEDRLKMIIFRNTEKIFALYGNTVNGNYGERKQSLMKQKITNIYDRVIIEICREIMEKIKKSLIRNEHSNFHSLQNIKKYAHKEVRDAFFMFKIYSSPSQELDLYCDKAKRDNIEKVIMKDIYDEEVECSCKENSVVESIFDEMKKLHRKEPKSPSPPYMPLDQRSPITKFFPSEDRLKMIIFRNTEKIFALYGNTVNGNYGERKQSLMKQKITNIYDRVIIEICREIMEKIKKSLIRNEHSNFHSLQNIKKYAHKEVRDAFFMFKICSSPSQELDLYCDKAKRDNIEKVIMKDIYDEEVECSCKENSVVESIFDEMVGSYAKQIIKYMFKRICLQVKLC, encoded by the exons ATGAAACGAATAATGATTTCATACACAATATTCAAAAGTCAG AAAAAACTACACAGGAAGGAACCAAAAAGTCCTTCCCCACCTTATATGCCCCTTGACCAAAGAAGTCCAATCACCAAATTTTTCCCATCTGAAGATAGACtaaaaatgattatttttcGGAATACTGAGAAAATTTTTGCTTTATATGGTAATACAG TTAATGGCAACTATGGAGAACGAAAACAATCtttaatgaaacaaaaaataaccaaCATTTATGACCGAGTAATTATTGAAATATGTCGTGAAATTATGGAAAAGATAAAAAAATCACTGATCCGAAATGAACATAGTAATTTCCATAgtctacaaaatattaaaaaatatgcaCACAAAGAAGTTCGAGACGCTTTCTTCATGTTTAAGATATACTCAAGTCCTTCCCAAGAATTAGATTTGTATTGTGATAAAGCAAAGCGAGATAATATTGAAAAGGTTATTATGAAAGACATATACGATGAGGAAGTGGAGTGCAGCTGTAAAGAAAATTCTGTTGTAGAATCGATCTTTGATGAAATG AAAAAACTACACAGGAAGGAACCAAAAAGTCCTTCCCCACCTTATATGCCCCTTGACCAAAGAAGTCCAATCACCAAATTTTTCCCATCTGAAGATAGACtaaaaatgattatttttcGGAATACTGAGAAAATTTTTGCTTTATATGGTAATACAG TTAATGGCAACTATGGAGAACGAAAACAATCtttaatgaaacaaaaaataaccaaCATTTATGACCGAGTAATTATTGAAATATGTCGTGAAATTATGGAAAAGATAAAAAAATCACTGATCCGAAATGAACATAGTAATTTCCATAgtctacaaaatattaaaaaatatgcaCACAAAGAAGTTCGAGACGCTTTCTTCATGTTTAAGATATGCTCAAGTCCTTCCCAAGAATTAGATTTGTATTGTGATAAAGCAAAGCGAGATAATATTGAAAAGGTTATTATGAAAGACATATACGATGAGGAAGTGGAGTGCAGCTGTAAAGAAAATTCTGTTGTAGAATCGATCTTTGATGAAATGGTAGGAAGCTATGCAAAACAAATCATTAAATATATGTTTAAAAGGATCTGCCTACAAGTGAAACTATGCTGA
- the Atf6 gene encoding uncharacterized protein Atf6 isoform X6 — translation MKQKITNIYDRVIIEICREIMEKIKKSLIRNEHSNFHSLQNIKKYAHKEVRDAFFMFKIYSSPSQELDLYCDKAKRDNIEKVIMKDIYDEEVECSCKENSVVESIFDEMKKLHRKEPKSPSPPYMPLDQRSPITKFFPSEDRLKMIIFRNTEKIFALYGNTVNGNYGERKQSLMKQKITNIYDRVIIEICREIMEKIKKSLIRNEHSNFHSLQNIKKYAHKEVRDAFFMFKICSSPSQELDLYCDKAKRDNIEKVIMKDIYDEEVECSCKENSVVESIFDEMVGSYAKQIIKYMFKRICLQVKLC, via the exons atgaaacaaaaaataaccaaCATTTATGACCGAGTAATTATTGAAATATGTCGTGAAATTATGGAAAAGATAAAAAAATCACTGATCCGAAATGAACATAGTAATTTCCATAgtctacaaaatattaaaaaatatgcaCACAAAGAAGTTCGAGACGCTTTCTTCATGTTTAAGATATACTCAAGTCCTTCCCAAGAATTAGATTTGTATTGTGATAAAGCAAAGCGAGATAATATTGAAAAGGTTATTATGAAAGACATATACGATGAGGAAGTGGAGTGCAGCTGTAAAGAAAATTCTGTTGTAGAATCGATCTTTGATGAAATG AAAAAACTACACAGGAAGGAACCAAAAAGTCCTTCCCCACCTTATATGCCCCTTGACCAAAGAAGTCCAATCACCAAATTTTTCCCATCTGAAGATAGACtaaaaatgattatttttcGGAATACTGAGAAAATTTTTGCTTTATATGGTAATACAG TTAATGGCAACTATGGAGAACGAAAACAATCtttaatgaaacaaaaaataaccaaCATTTATGACCGAGTAATTATTGAAATATGTCGTGAAATTATGGAAAAGATAAAAAAATCACTGATCCGAAATGAACATAGTAATTTCCATAgtctacaaaatattaaaaaatatgcaCACAAAGAAGTTCGAGACGCTTTCTTCATGTTTAAGATATGCTCAAGTCCTTCCCAAGAATTAGATTTGTATTGTGATAAAGCAAAGCGAGATAATATTGAAAAGGTTATTATGAAAGACATATACGATGAGGAAGTGGAGTGCAGCTGTAAAGAAAATTCTGTTGTAGAATCGATCTTTGATGAAATGGTAGGAAGCTATGCAAAACAAATCATTAAATATATGTTTAAAAGGATCTGCCTACAAGTGAAACTATGCTGA